The Candidatus Lernaella stagnicola sequence GGCGTTGGTTACGCTGCCGCTGACCAAATCCCCTGAAAAATTCTTCTCAAAAAGCCCGACGGCCTGCGGAGCCGCCGGCGCGGCATTCGAGTCGGTGCCGGTTTCGACCGCGGGCGTTGGCGTGGGAAGCGGGGTCGGCGTGCCAAGTGGTGGCGGGGTCTGCATGGGCTCGGCGGTATCCGCGGTGGCCGGTGAGGAGGCCGGAGTCGGCGACGCGGTGGGCGCGTCTCCGGCTGGCGTCATGTCCTCCGCCGGCGGCGGCGGATCGGGCGTGAAAAAGCCCTGCCAAACCACGAGCACCAAGATCATCAAGACCATGGCGATAACGAAATTGCGGTCCATTAATTTTCCTTCCTGCGGGCCGGGGGTACGGGGTCGTAGCCGCCCGGGTGGAAGGGATGGCAGCGCAGAATCCGTCGGATGCCAAGCCACCAACCGCGAAAGAAACCATGTGTCTGCAGCGCCTCGAGGGTGTACTGCGAACACGTGGGGCGAAAGCGGCAAGCATTACCGAGCCATGGGCTGATCGCTTTTTTGTAAAAGCGTATCAACGCGCTGCTGGCCCAGACGGCCAGTCCCGGATCGGGTTGCTGCTTCGCCATCGGGTTATGCGCGAGGTCGACGGGCACGATCGAAGTATGCGGCGAACTCTGTTTCCAAATCGGCCAAGTGACGGAATTTGTTCCGGGGCCGAACGATAACCACAACATCGCGATGGGGCTCGAATTGTTCTCTGTGGAGGCGAAAATACTCACGAATCAATCGCTTGAGCCGATTTCGCCGTACCGCGTTGCCCACCTTGCGACTTACCGTAATACCCAACCGGGGCCGGGCGTGTGGTGATCTGCTTTCGATAATCACCAGGCCGCTTGTGTTAAACCGGCGGCCGACCTTGGAAACTCTTGCGAATTCGCCCTTTGTTCTGAGACGATCGCATCTGGTAAATCTGCGCCGCGTCGCCCTCTCGCTCCTTCTTACTTGCTGGGAACCGTGGCTGCCAGCCGTTTGCGCCCCTTGGCCCGGCGGCGTTTCAAGATGTTGCGGCCGCCGCGCGTGGCCATGCGGGCGCGAAATCCGTGTTTCCGCAACCGCTTGATATTACTGGGTTGAAAAGTCCGTTTCATGACGCTACCTCTTTTCCACGTCCCAAATTTACATGCTTCCTGGCCCGCAACATTTGGGGCCGTTTTTCCCCCGACCAAAATCCAGAGTGGTGATTCATAGAGAATCTAGACGGCCTTGTCAAGTGATTTTCCTTGGAAATTGCGGAGTTGGGTCTATCAGATCGACAGCCTATGGTGCTTGGCGTTCCTCGAACGCGCTTGTTTTTCCGGGTAAGATCGTCCACAGAAAAAACAACCGGGGCACGTTATCTTGCCGCTTCCGATGCCGCTCTGCTACATTGAGTCGGTTTTCACGCCGATCCATGGGACGGGTCGCGGAACTATCACGGATGGCTTTTCCCGTTTCCACCGGAGGGTGTTCTTTGCGCCGGATACCGCTTGCGCGCCGATTGCTTTACCTTCTCGTGTTGCTGCTGCTGGCAGCCGCGTTGGTGGAGGGTGCGCTGCAGCTTACCGGTTGGATTTACCTGCAGCGCGCGCGAACCGCGTTTGGACAAAACAGCGACGCCGCAATCCTGTGCCTCGGTGACAGCTTCACCTATGGGATCGGCGCCGGTCCTTCCCAAAGCTACCCCGCGCACCTGGCCGCCGAGCTCGGAAACACCTGGCAGGTAACCAACGGCGGACATCCCTATATGGACTCCACTTCGCTGCTCGCCGGTTTTTCGCAGCGGCTCATGGACGCCAAGCCGCAGATCGTCGTGCTGCTCATTGGCTACAACAACCGTTTCAAGAATCCCAATCGTCCCTCACCGGACGATTCTTTGTGGGCCACTGTCTTGCAGCGATTGCGTGGGCTGAAGATCGGCCAACTTCTATACATTCTGAACGTCAACCGCGCCGTCGATGCCGCCACCGGGGTCGCCGCCGAAATCCCGGCCCTGTCGGAAAAAGAAGTGCAAGCGGTGCTCACCGACGCCCGTTTCGCGGCGGTGCAGCGGGTCTTTACCCGGTTCGACGACGACCACGCGAAAGTGTTGACGGCAACCGGCTCCGACGCAGACACCGCCTTGGCCAAAGGCATCGCGTATCTCATCGAAGGCGAAGGACGCTTGGCCGAGCCCCTCTTCTTCCGTGTGTTGGCCGAGCGGCCCGACGACGAAGTCGCCTTGATGGGCGCCGGTTACGTGACGCTGTACCGGCGGGAAATTGTGATCGGTTTCACCAAGGCTTTGTTTTTCGCGGAGGATCCTTGGCTGGCCGCAGGCATGGCCACGGTGCTTTACGATCGCGGTCGATCCGCCGAGGCAATCTCCCGGCTGACCGAGACCCTGGAATCACACCCCAACTACGCTGGTGGTTACGAGTTGCTCGCCGGCTTTCTCTTGAAAGAACAAAACCCCGGCGAAGCGTTGGTGTTGCTCGACCGCCTGGAAGCCCTCGAACCCTGGCGGGCCGAGTTGCACTGGCTGCGGGCCGAAGCGCTGCTGGAATTGGGGTTGTGGATCCCGGCAAAGCAGTCGTTCGAGCGCGCGTTTCGTACCGGCCTCGACCACCCGAGTTACTACGCCCGTTTACGTCGCCTACTGTTGTCGCTTCCCGCCGACCCGGATGCGGCTTTGAACAACGACCCGACGGCGTACGCCATTGCGCCGTTGACCACCACGTGGCGGAATTTCGCCGCCTTTGCCGAGGAAAAGTTGGCGCGGCAAACAACGTCCCGCACGGCCGAAAACCTTTACGGCGATCTCGCCGAGATGCACGCCATCTGTCAAAACCTGGGCGTTACCCTGGTGTTGATGAGCTATCCGGACCGCTACGCCTACGACGACCTGCGCGCGTTCGCAGCGGTGCGCGACGTGCCGTTTGTCGATAACGTGGCGACCTTCGAAAACGCCCTGCGCGACACCGCGCCCACGTTGCTGTTCCAGCCCGACGGCCATTGCACATCGCGCGGCTATCGGCTGATGGCGCATACGCTGCACGACGTTCTCACACGGGCCGGGGCGTTGGCCGAGGGGGCGACGCCATGAACCGGCGGCAACTCTCTTGGCTGGGCCTGGCCTTCTTCGCGGCGGCTAGTTTGCTGGTATTCGCGCCGAACTTGCCGCAGCTTTCGACGGCCGCGATCGGCGACCCCGATTCCGACGCGCTCAAGCATGTCTGGGGGCAATGGTGGGTTCACCACCACGTGGTCGAACACGGCCGCATTCCGCTGGAAATGGACCTGGCCAATTTCCCGGACCTCGGCCGCTTTTATTGCCTCGACACTGTCAACGCACTGCTAACCGTGGTGCTGCGGCCGCTGGCGAACGCGGTTGCGGCATACAACCTGCTCTATCTATTGCACTTGGCGCTGGCCGCGTGGGCGGCTTTTTTGCTGGCGCGGGAAGTGACGGGCGACTCGGCGGCGTCGCTGGTCGCGGGAATGATCTACGGCTTCTCGCCCTACGTGCTTTCCTTTCCGGTCGGGTCCGGCGTGGCGGAAACGAGTTTCTTGTTCCCGCTGCCGCTGATTGTTTTATTCGGGCTGCGCACCATCACCCGCGATTCCTGGGCGAATCCGGCGCTTACCGCCGGGCTGCTGTTGCTGCAAGGGTTGGCGGCCTGGAGCTACGGCATTTACGGCGCGCTCTTTTTGTTCGGCGTGGCGATTTCATTCGTCGTTACGAGAGTGCGCGGACGCGATGATTCCCTGTTCGGCGAGGCGCGGCTAGATCGACGGCTGTTTTTGCGGGTCGGGTTTTTCGTCGCGATTCTACTGATCGCCGCCACACCTTTTTTCCTGCAAGTGCAAGGAACCGTTTCCGGCGACGACGCCATGTATCAGCGCCACTTGAACATTTTTCCCGGGCCCGGCCCCAAGCCGACGGAGGAACCGGCGCTGACCAGCTTTGCGTGGGTCGATTTCTTCACCCCCGGTACAGCCGGACGCCGCGCCGACATGTACACCGACAAGCTGCTGTACGTGGCCTACATGGGTTTCGCGGCGTTGGGTCTTGCCCTGGCCGGATGGCGGCGACGCGGAGCGGCGACCTTCGCGGGGTTGGCGTCGCTGTTTTTCCTCTTTGCTCTCGGGCCGCTGTTTTTCGCGGGACAGGCCCGCACGTTCCCGGCCTGGACGAATCCGGTGTATCTCGTTTTTTACTACGCCTTTCCCCTGTTCAATGCGACGATTCACTCCGTCGACCGTTTCGCCGTGCCCTTCCAGTTGGCGCTGGGCGTTGCCGCAGCGGTGGGCTTGGCGCGATTCATGAAGCACGTTCCCGACCGCCGACAAATGTGGCTGGGCGGCGCTGTCGCGGCGTTGATCCTCATCGAGACGCTGCTGATTTCCCCCGCACCGTGGCCGGTCCCCGCGTCGCCCGCGAAGCCCGATTTGGTGGCGCTCGAATTGGCTACCGCGCCGCGCGACGGGGCGGTGTTGGACTTGCCGCCCTATCACGGCGGCACGGGGCTGTTTGACGGCGATATTTTCTTCCAGCAAACCGTGCACGGCTTGCCGATCCCCTACAACCTGGAAGGTGTTTCGCCGACCGTCTACGACAATCCCTTCTACGCGCACGTCGAGGCAATCCTTTTGGAAGGCATCACCTCGCACGGCATTCGTCGGCCGCCTCCGGTTCCGGCTTGTGAGGGCGTCGCGCGACTGGCGGGCTTGGGTTTCTCGTGGGTGGTGCTGCGTCCGGAGCGCTTGGCCCCCTCGGCACGCAACCGCGTGGTGGATTTGATCGAGTCCTGCCTCGGCGAGGGTCGAAAAGTGGGCTCGTCCGTCCTGTATGCGCTGCCGGCGGCGGTGCCTTAAACGAGAAAAGCGGGCCCGTAGGCCCGCCCTCTTAACTTCTTTCGCGATAAATCATTTAGCGCCGATGATCGGCCCAGACGGCGTCCATACAGCGTTGAAGCCCACGTCCGCGCCGGCCGACCAATCGATTTCGCCGGTGATTTCGCTAAGCAGCGGGCGGAAAATCACGTTTTCCAACGCGCCGTCGAACACGTCGCCCACCCAACCGATCTGGTTGATCGTCGCGCAACCCGAGACGCTGACGTAGAACGAGTCGTACGCGCCGGCCATTGTCGCACCGAAAACCATGGCGACGTACATGTTCGGATTGCCGCCGTTAATGCCCTGACCTTCGGGTATATTCAGGTCGTAGTCGCCGGGCGGCACG is a genomic window containing:
- the yidD gene encoding membrane protein insertion efficiency factor YidD, which encodes MAKQQPDPGLAVWASSALIRFYKKAISPWLGNACRFRPTCSQYTLEALQTHGFFRGWWLGIRRILRCHPFHPGGYDPVPPARRKEN
- a CDS encoding GDSL-type esterase/lipase family protein; translation: MRRIPLARRLLYLLVLLLLAAALVEGALQLTGWIYLQRARTAFGQNSDAAILCLGDSFTYGIGAGPSQSYPAHLAAELGNTWQVTNGGHPYMDSTSLLAGFSQRLMDAKPQIVVLLIGYNNRFKNPNRPSPDDSLWATVLQRLRGLKIGQLLYILNVNRAVDAATGVAAEIPALSEKEVQAVLTDARFAAVQRVFTRFDDDHAKVLTATGSDADTALAKGIAYLIEGEGRLAEPLFFRVLAERPDDEVALMGAGYVTLYRREIVIGFTKALFFAEDPWLAAGMATVLYDRGRSAEAISRLTETLESHPNYAGGYELLAGFLLKEQNPGEALVLLDRLEALEPWRAELHWLRAEALLELGLWIPAKQSFERAFRTGLDHPSYYARLRRLLLSLPADPDAALNNDPTAYAIAPLTTTWRNFAAFAEEKLARQTTSRTAENLYGDLAEMHAICQNLGVTLVLMSYPDRYAYDDLRAFAAVRDVPFVDNVATFENALRDTAPTLLFQPDGHCTSRGYRLMAHTLHDVLTRAGALAEGATP
- the rpmH gene encoding 50S ribosomal protein L34, encoding MKRTFQPSNIKRLRKHGFRARMATRGGRNILKRRRAKGRKRLAATVPSK